In Porites lutea chromosome 7, jaPorLute2.1, whole genome shotgun sequence, a single window of DNA contains:
- the LOC140943593 gene encoding uncharacterized protein, translated as MRKGVPGEYFKGCHKQARVLFLFLLIVTLAVVFKKFWRRVEPVKKVIQQHVDLGCLYTVQLPQEAQAWQVVSFTISPTTTDKCSLAARSKIRGNAHGNSNFRIQAFGSQEMVTGSVTHIGNDTYNATLRLTFAGEYIILVILTYINNDSLEYRHHTKAVLQHVGNSPFDLPVSPGPYPRGYTRYCSQEESGTAPGRWVECGSIPGIERCGQWQLDPLYDFDQIHGFHWLPYFCQLHHYSSDEIKKCFAKQGWSEIVFTGDSHMRYRTYHWVTRLHGSCHGCIKTHVKMVFDKIPRIEWVFDARGTRWPLTFPNISMPHEIYVHPRTRRSMFSKELPGSVFSGKLFLMNFGHWILRESTKRTFMAEKLRAFVEAIQAMNDSGETPKRFLWVNTVSLPWREDRAMIEWLENPSPTRVAQLNGLTDQAMRQGSVQIVDAFQISNSRIGATHDQTHYAKRMERGDCGGVVENAISNVIANALCNYDNW; from the coding sequence ATGAGGAAGGGTGTGCCTGGGGAATACTTCAAGGGGTGCCATAAACAAGCGCGTGTCCTCTTCCTGTTTCTTCTCATCGTCACTCTTGCAgtcgttttcaaaaaattctgGAGGCGAGTCGAGCCAGTAAAGAAAGTAATACAGCAACACGTTGACTTGGGTTGCCTGTACACAGTGCAGCTCCCCCAGGAAGCCCAGGCATGGCAAGTTGTTTCATTCACAATCAGCCCAACTACAACGGACAAATGCAGTCTTGCTGCGAGGAGCAAAATACGTGGAAATGCACACGGAAATTCAAATTTTCGAATACAAGCCTTTGGGTCACAAGAAATGGTTACAGGTAGCGTGACTCACATTGGCAACGATACTTACAACGCTACACTGCGGCTAACGTTTGCTGGAGAATATATAATCCTTGTTATTTTGACGTACATTAACAACGATAGTCTCGAATATCGTCACCACACTAAAGCTGTTCTGCAACACGTGGGGAACAGTCCGTTTGATCTCCCGGTATCCCCGGGTCCTTACCCCAGGGGGTATACCCGATACTGTAGTCAAGAAGAAAGTGGTACTGCCCCCGGAAGGTGGGTTGAATGTGGCAGTATCCCGGGGATTGAAAGATGCGGGCAGTGGCAGCTTGATCCTTTGTACGACTTTGATCAGATCCACGGTTTTCACTGGCTGCCATATTTTTGTCAACTGCATCATTACAGCAGCGATGAAATCAAGAAATGCTTCGCAAAACAAGGTTGGTCAGAGATTGTTTTTACGGGAGACTCGCACATGCGCTATAGAACTTATCACTGGGTCACGAGATTGCATGGCTCATGTCACGGCTGCATTAAAACACACGTAAAGATGGTGTTTGACAAAATCCCACGCATTGAGTGGGTGTTCGACGCGCGTGGAACGCGATGGCCTCTCACTTTCCCAAACATTTCGATGCCACACGAGATATATGTTCATCCGAGAACAAGGCGTTCTATGTTCTCCAAAGAATTACCTGGCTCTGTATTCAGTGGCAAACTATTTCTCATGAACTTTGGTCACTGGATTTTACGGGAGAGCACAAAGAGAACGTTTATGGCTGAAAAACTGCGCGCTTTTGTTGAAGCAATTCAAGCAATGAACGACTCTGGCGAAACTCCCAAGAGATTTCTTTGGGTGAATACGGTTAGTCTTCCTTGGAGAGAAGATCGCGCCATGATAGAATGGTTGGAAAACCCATCTCCTACTCGTGTTGCGCAGTTGAACGGTCTAACAGACCAGGCAATGCGCCAGGGGAGTGTTCAGATTGTAGACGCTTTTCAGATATCCAACAGTCGCATAGGTGCTACGCATGATCAGACGCACTACGCCAAAAGAATGGAGAGAGGAGATTGTGGGGGAGTAGTGGAGAACGCCATAAGTAATGTAATAGCTAATGCTCTATGTAACTATGATAattggtaa
- the LOC140943475 gene encoding optic atrophy 3 protein homolog, which produces MVVGAFPLFKLVSLAVKQISKPVANSLKSAAKQNEFFRRYVCIWPGQGYHWFETRVRMKLMGLAGPDKVQPLSEQVAVDVGAELLGESLIFGIATLTLYFEYRRGQNKEAKKEEDQNRKLTDLQNQIKELELTVDTNAAQIRELTRLVHSKQS; this is translated from the exons ATGGTTGTCGGcgcttttcctttgtttaaattAGTGAGTTTAGCTGTTAAACAGATCTCCAAACCTGTAGCCAACAGCTTAAAGTCGGCAGCCAAGCAAAATGAGTTCTTCAGGAGATATGTTTGTATATGGCCGGGGCAGG GCTATCATTGGTTTGAGACAAGGGTGAGGATGAAATTGATGGGACTGGCAGGCCCAGATAAAGTTCAGCCGTTAAGTGAACAAGTTGCAGTTGATGTTGGTGCAGAGCTGCTTGGAGAATCACTGATATTTGGAATTGCCACATTGACATTGTATTTTGAATACCGTAGAGGACAGAATAAGGAGGCAAAGAAAGAGGAAGatcaaaatagaaaattgaCTGATCTCCAGAACCAGATCAAGGAGTTAGAACTAACAGTTGATACAAATGCAGCTCAAATTCGTGAGCTTACAAGACTTGTTCATAGTAAACAAAGTTAG